The Humulus lupulus chromosome 4, drHumLupu1.1, whole genome shotgun sequence genome has a window encoding:
- the LOC133829677 gene encoding uncharacterized protein LOC133829677 gives MIHSMPFVIPKKVKKLWDAWDLRLCIIISLSLQAFLLLLAPSRQRSRSNLLARSVWASYLLADWIAAVAIGQITKSHGDPGKHEGNDDLFALWASFLLMHLGGPDGITSLSLEDNELWIRHLFGLILQVMAALYCLNLTLFKNKILVPNILVFIGGLIKFSERTWALHRASLVRFGATALPDPNPGPDYQEAEKVYSATRSVQVQFTIEEVLTNTMSDSASTEPISAIQGPDPQYFDEMNLLRVAYCFFGTFKGLIVGFLLSSKHRKSSRSYFLNETASRAFRLVEYELSFMYQVLHTKAIVIHGRLGYSLRFITISSTVVAFLLFHFTKKHGYGKFEIGLTYTLFIGAMVLDTISVFNLIFSDWVFMAFKDEWIIKFCPQALLKIFRMSRWSKSVSQKDIISHCLGPNVMGGAQDLASYLRKYGISKTVKSSVLSNFSYWRRVESYLEDFIFNELKNKSNKAVELRDAIKTCSQRGEAALLQNHSSYIKLNWSIAKFQYAESLLLWHLATELCYYKDNSSTTTDHKTHGEQNIWQLFAQRCCRTCACQGHQEEDQSKNSNQEKSNDDQSSGRYKNICKVLSNYMFYLLVNKPVMLAPVLGNWNIVFRDTCAEANRFFRKHNLSSHAEACDQILSVKPKVRSTGMKGERSKSVLFDACILAQQLQKEDSSERWKIMSRVWVEMLSYAAIYCMPFVHAKQLRKGGELLTFTWLLMNHLGLGTQFAEQEQEAGTDMMEII, from the exons ATG ATTCATTCGATGCCATTCGTTATTCCAAAGAAGGTGAAAAAGCTATGGGATGCATGGGACCTGAGGCTGTGCATCATCATCAGCCTCTCACTCCAAGCTTTCTTGTTATTGTTGGCACCTTCTCGTCAACGCTCAAGAAGCAACCTGCTCGCCAGGTCTGTCTGGGCCTCTTACTTGTTAGCCGACTGGATTGCTGCTGTGGCCATAGGACAAATCACCAAAAGCCATGGAGACCCTGGCAAACACGAAGGCAACGACGACCTTTTCGCCTTGTGGGCCTCGTTTCTTTTGATGCATCTCGGCGGACCTGATGGCATTACATCACTGTCTCTCGAAGACAACGAGTTATGGATCAGACACCTATTTGGACTCATTCTGCAAGTTATGGCAGCTCTTTATTGCCTCAACTTGACGCTCTTCAAGAACAAGATTTTGGTTCCTAATATCTTAGTATTCATTGGAGGGCTCATCAAGTTTTCAGAGAGAACTTGGGCTTTGCATAGAGCAAGCTTAGTCCGCTTCGGAGCAACCGCTTTGCCAGATCCAAACCCCGGTCCAGATTACCAAGAAGCTGAAAAAGTATACTCTGCAACAAGGTCTGTCCAGGTTCAATTTACGATAGAAGAAGTGTTGACCAACACCATGTCTGATAGTGCTAGTACTGAACCTATTTCAGCCATTCAAGGACCAGATCCGCAGTACTTCGATGAGATGAACTTGCTAAGAGTAGCATATTGCTTTTTTGGAACCTTCAAAGGACTCATTGTCGGGTTCCTTCTCAGCTCCAAACATCGAAAGTCAAGTCGAAGTTATTTTCTCAACGAAACTGCTTCTCGTGCATTTAGATTGGTGGAGTACGAGCTCAGCTTCATGTACCAAGTTCTCCACACTAAGGccattgtaatacatggaagactCGGTTACTCGCTTCGATTCATTACTATTTCTTCCACGGTTGTAGCCTTCTTACTTTTTCACTTTACTAAAAAGCATGGTTATGGTAAGTTCGAAATCGGTCTTACTTATACCTTGTTCATCGGAGCCATGGTCCTCGACACCATTTCTGTTTTCAACCTCATCTTTTCGGACTGGGTCTTCATGGCTTTCAAGGATGAGTGGATCATTAAATTTTGTCCTCAAgctttattgaaaatatttagaaTGTCAAGATGGTCCAAATCAGTTTCTCAAAAAGACATAATCAGTCATTGCCTTGGACCTAACGTAATGGGAGGAGCACAAGACTTGGCTAGTTATCTTCGCAAGTATGGGATTTCAAAGACAGTAAAAAGTAGTGTCTTGAGTAATTTTTCCTACTGGAGAAGAGTCGAGAGTTATCTTGAGGATTTTATTTTCAATGAGCTGAAGAACAAATCCAACAAGGCAGTTGAGTTGAGAGATGCCATAAAGACATGTTCACAAAGAGGAGAAGCGGCTCTCTTGCAGAATCATTCTAGCTATATTAAACTAAATTGGAGCATAGCTAAGTTCCAATATGCTGAGAGCCTTCTTCTTTGGCACTTGGCTACTGAACTCTGCTACTATAAGGACAACTCATCAACTACTACAGATCACAAAACACATGGAGAACAAAATATCTGGCAGCTCTTTGCTCAACGTTGTTGTCGGACATGTGCTTGTCAAGGCCACCAGGAGGAAGATCAGTCAAAGAACAGTAATCAAGAGAAGTCCAATGATGATCAATCAAGTGGCAGGTATAAGAATATTTGCAAGGTCCTTTCAAATTACATGTTCTATCTTTTAGTGAACAAGCCAGTCATGTTGGCACCGGTTCTGGGCAACTGGAACATAGTGTTTAGAGACACTTGTGCAGAAGCTAACAGGTTTTTCAGAAAGCACAATCTTTCGAGTCATGCCGAAGCGTGTGATCAGATTCTGTCTGTGAAACCGAAAGTTAGATCGacgggtatgaagggtgaaagaaGCAAATCTGTGTTGTTTGATGCGTGTATACTTGCGCAGCAGCTACAGAAAGAGGACTCCTCGGAGAGGTGGAAGATAATGAGCCGAGTTTGGGTGGAAATGTTGTCGTATGCTGCCATTTATTGTATGCCATTCGTTCATGCAAAGCAACTGAGAAAGGGAGGAGAGCTCTTGACTTTCACATGGCTGCTGATGAACCACTTGGGCTTGGGCACCCAATTTGCCGAGCAAGAACAAGAAGCTGGGACAGACATGATGGAAATCATTTGA